The genomic window TCTTTTGTATGACGATAGTTGATAAAAGAGTCATTCTCCTTTATAATGAAGAAAAGCGGAGGAAATTGCCATGAAATACATTCCATTTGGTCAAGAGAAAAAAGAACTATCCGAAATCGTCCTAGGCATGATGCGAATCAGTGACAAGTCGGTTAAGGAGGTTGAGGAGTTGGTTGAAACAGCCTTATCTGTCGGAATCAATGCCTTTGACTTGGCAGATATCTATGGTCGTGGACGTTGCGAAGAATTACTGGGTCAAGTGTTAAACAATCGTCCTGACTTGAGAGAAAAGATGTGGATTCAGTCTAAATGTGGCATTCGCATAGAAGAATTTACCTATTTTGATTTTTCAAAAGATTATATTTTAGAGTCAGTTAATGGGATTCTACAACGATTGCAGGTTGATTATCTAGATAGCTTGCTTCTCCATCGTCCAGATGCCTTGATGAAAGCTGACCAAGTGGCAGAAGCTTTTGATATTCTACAAAAATCAGGTAAAGTTCGAGACTTCGGTGTTTCCAACCAAAATCCCATGATGATGGAATTATTGAAGAAAGAGGTCAAACAACCTTTATCGATCAATCAATTACAGCTAAGCGCGGCTTTCACGCCAGGATTTGAATCAGGTTTCCATGTCAATATGGAAGGTGACAAGGCAGCTTTGCGTGATGGTAGCGTCTTTGAATACTGCAAACTAAACGACATGGTTATTCAGGCTTGGTCAGTCTTGCAGTTTGGCTATTTCAAGGGTAATT from Streptococcus sp. oral taxon 061 includes these protein-coding regions:
- a CDS encoding aldo/keto reductase family oxidoreductase, which encodes MKYIPFGQEKKELSEIVLGMMRISDKSVKEVEELVETALSVGINAFDLADIYGRGRCEELLGQVLNNRPDLREKMWIQSKCGIRIEEFTYFDFSKDYILESVNGILQRLQVDYLDSLLLHRPDALMKADQVAEAFDILQKSGKVRDFGVSNQNPMMMELLKKEVKQPLSINQLQLSAAFTPGFESGFHVNMEGDKAALRDGSVFEYCKLNDMVIQAWSVLQFGYFKGNFVGKEQFHNLNEVLNRLALKYGVSPSAIAIAWVLRYPAKMQAVVGTTNPKHLIEASQASNVNLTRKEWYEIYLAAGNDLP